Proteins co-encoded in one Alphaproteobacteria bacterium PA2 genomic window:
- the parC gene encoding DNA topoisomerase IV subunit A, protein MSKPLLPPSDGDGDRIIDEPLSDALSRRYLAYALSTITGRALPDVRDGLKPVHRRLLFAMRQLRMDPNTTAKKCARVVGDVIGKFHPHGDVAVYEALVRLAQDFAQRYQLVDGQGNFGNIDGDNAAAMRYTECRLTVAAQLLLDGIDEDAVDFRPTYDGEDEEPVVLPAGFPNLLANGSSGIAVGMATSIPPHNAAELIDACLVLLDNPQASTLDLLEHVQGPDFPTGGIVVEPKASMAETYETGRGGVRLRARWSKEDNGRGTYQIVITEIPYQVKKADLVEQLAELIEAKKAPLLGDVRDESAEDVRLVIEPKSRNVEPEVLMESLFKLSDLETRFPVNMNVLNARGAPGVMGLKGLLQAFLDHRREVLVRRARHRLAKIEARLHILDGLVIAFLNLDEVIRIVRFEDEPKAKLIETFDLSDIQADAILNTRLRQLARLEEMELRREHAELAEERDGLLKMLGSDRQQWKLVGVGLKDVRAILGPDTQVGRRRTTFEDAPTVDADAAIEAMIVREPITIILSARGWIRAAKGRVEDPSELKYKEGDKQGFVVPAETTDKLLILASDGRFFTLPCDKLPSARGHGEPVRLMLDLDDKTDIVDVFTHKPGAKRVLASKEGYGFLLPEDEAISFRRAGKQVLSVGAKGAAFALPVAGDHLGVIGDNGKILIFPLDELPEMVRGKGVKLQAYREGGLRDAVVFKAEDGATWIDTAGRTRVWTEWKDWLGRRASAGKISPKGFPTNKRFRPKPGS, encoded by the coding sequence ATGTCCAAACCCCTGCTTCCGCCGTCGGACGGCGACGGCGACCGCATCATTGACGAACCGCTCAGCGACGCCCTCTCACGGCGTTACCTGGCCTATGCCCTGTCGACCATTACCGGGCGGGCCCTGCCTGACGTCCGTGATGGTCTGAAGCCGGTCCACCGCCGCCTGCTGTTCGCCATGCGCCAGCTGAGGATGGATCCGAACACCACCGCCAAGAAGTGCGCGCGGGTTGTCGGCGACGTCATCGGCAAGTTCCACCCTCACGGCGATGTGGCTGTCTATGAGGCCCTGGTGCGCCTGGCCCAGGACTTCGCCCAGCGCTACCAGCTGGTGGATGGCCAGGGCAATTTCGGCAATATCGACGGCGATAACGCCGCAGCCATGCGATACACCGAGTGTCGTCTGACCGTCGCGGCCCAGCTGTTGCTGGATGGTATTGATGAGGACGCCGTCGACTTCCGGCCAACCTATGACGGGGAAGACGAAGAGCCGGTGGTTTTGCCGGCCGGTTTCCCGAACCTCTTGGCCAATGGTTCGAGCGGCATCGCCGTGGGCATGGCGACCTCGATTCCGCCTCACAATGCCGCCGAACTGATCGACGCCTGTCTTGTCCTTCTGGATAACCCGCAGGCCTCGACCCTGGACCTGTTGGAGCACGTTCAGGGTCCGGACTTCCCCACAGGCGGCATTGTCGTCGAGCCCAAGGCTTCAATGGCCGAGACCTATGAGACCGGTCGGGGCGGGGTGCGCCTCAGGGCCCGCTGGTCCAAGGAAGACAATGGTCGCGGGACCTATCAGATCGTCATCACCGAGATTCCCTATCAGGTGAAGAAGGCTGATCTGGTCGAGCAGCTCGCTGAACTGATCGAGGCCAAGAAGGCGCCCCTGCTGGGGGATGTTCGCGATGAGAGCGCCGAAGACGTGCGCCTGGTCATCGAGCCCAAGAGCCGCAATGTCGAGCCTGAGGTCCTGATGGAGAGCCTGTTCAAGCTCTCCGATCTCGAAACCCGGTTCCCGGTGAACATGAATGTGCTGAACGCCCGGGGCGCACCCGGCGTCATGGGTCTGAAGGGCCTCCTGCAGGCCTTCCTCGATCACCGTCGCGAGGTTCTTGTCCGCCGCGCCCGGCACCGGCTGGCCAAGATCGAGGCCCGGCTGCACATACTGGATGGCCTGGTCATCGCCTTCCTCAATCTGGACGAGGTGATCCGCATCGTCCGCTTCGAGGATGAGCCCAAGGCCAAGTTGATCGAGACCTTCGATCTCAGCGACATCCAGGCCGACGCCATTCTCAACACCCGGCTGCGGCAACTGGCCCGGCTGGAGGAGATGGAACTGCGCCGGGAGCATGCAGAACTGGCGGAAGAGCGGGACGGCCTGCTCAAGATGCTGGGGTCGGACCGGCAGCAGTGGAAGCTGGTGGGCGTGGGGCTGAAGGATGTCCGCGCCATTCTTGGGCCGGATACCCAGGTCGGGCGCCGCCGGACCACCTTTGAAGACGCTCCAACGGTGGATGCTGACGCGGCCATTGAAGCCATGATCGTGCGCGAGCCGATCACCATCATCCTCTCGGCCAGGGGCTGGATCCGCGCCGCCAAGGGTCGTGTGGAGGACCCTTCAGAGCTGAAATACAAGGAAGGCGACAAGCAGGGCTTCGTGGTCCCTGCCGAGACCACCGACAAGCTGTTGATCCTGGCATCAGACGGTCGGTTCTTCACCCTGCCGTGCGACAAGCTACCTTCAGCGCGGGGCCATGGGGAGCCCGTGCGCCTCATGCTCGATCTGGACGACAAGACTGACATCGTCGACGTCTTCACCCACAAGCCTGGCGCCAAGCGCGTTCTGGCTTCGAAGGAGGGCTATGGCTTCCTGCTCCCGGAGGACGAAGCCATCAGCTTCCGCCGGGCGGGCAAGCAGGTCCTCAGCGTTGGCGCCAAGGGCGCCGCCTTCGCCCTGCCGGTCGCGGGCGATCATCTTGGCGTCATCGGCGATAACGGGAAGATCCTGATCTTTCCCCTGGATGAACTGCCCGAAATGGTCCGTGGCAAGGGCGTGAAGCTGCAGGCATACCGCGAAGGCGGCCTGCGTGACGCTGTTGTCTTCAAGGCGGAAGACGGGGCCACATGGATCGACACGGCGGGCCGTACAAGGGTCTGGACCGAATGGAAGGACTGGTTGGGTCGGCGGGCCTCAGCGGGCAAGATCTCGCCCAAGGGCTTCCCGACAAACAAGAGATTCCGGCCCAAGCCGGGCAGCTAG
- the rnc gene encoding ribonuclease III codes for MNRRAQAVADLQARIGHQFADMELLERALTHSSVGNGGTKIRDNERLEFLGDRVLNLLAAEQLTEVRPAAREGELSRCMNQLVNSHTCARISRNIGLRDAMRVDASASKVGARDSDRVLGDACEAIMAALYLDGGLETARLFFRRFWADEFNELDAPQSKDSKTLLQEWAMGRGLPAPDYVVVDSQGPSHAPIFTIEVRLPGFDAETARGGSKREAEKAAAALMLAKRELEP; via the coding sequence ATGAACCGCCGCGCCCAGGCTGTTGCGGACTTGCAGGCCAGGATCGGTCACCAATTCGCCGATATGGAACTGCTCGAACGGGCATTGACCCATTCCAGCGTCGGCAATGGTGGAACGAAGATCCGCGATAATGAGCGTCTAGAGTTTCTCGGCGACCGGGTGCTGAACCTGCTGGCCGCCGAGCAGCTGACCGAGGTCCGGCCTGCGGCGCGGGAGGGCGAACTGTCCCGTTGCATGAACCAGCTGGTCAATTCCCATACCTGCGCCCGGATCAGTCGCAATATCGGCCTGCGCGACGCCATGCGCGTTGACGCCAGCGCCAGCAAGGTCGGGGCCCGGGACAGCGACCGGGTCCTGGGCGACGCCTGTGAGGCGATTATGGCTGCGCTCTACCTGGATGGCGGACTTGAGACGGCCCGGCTCTTCTTCCGGCGGTTCTGGGCTGACGAGTTCAATGAGCTTGATGCCCCCCAGAGCAAGGATTCCAAGACCTTGCTGCAGGAATGGGCTATGGGACGCGGCTTGCCCGCCCCGGACTATGTGGTGGTCGACAGCCAAGGACCCTCCCACGCCCCGATTTTTACCATTGAAGTCCGACTGCCCGGTTTTGACGCCGAGACCGCCAGGGGCGGTTCCAAGCGTGAGGCCGAGAAGGCTGCGGCCGCTTTGATGCTTGCCAAGAGAGAACTCGAACCATGA
- a CDS encoding serine hydrolase codes for MGGFFMTRRFRLLASVFAVASLTLSAPAVEARPAAKAAPAAPMAPEAVGFDSARLKKLDAAMAKVVADGRVSGMTTLLVRHGKVVSFNTYGKSDISTGAATRKDDIFRIYSMTKPLTGVAMMILFEEGKWKLDDPVTKFLPELKDLKVMTALDEKGNIVTVPATRAPTMREIMSHTAGFGYGLGDKHPVDKLFRERRVLGSSGMKELVTRVADIPLMFQPGTNWSYSVSVDLQGAIVERISGQKFGDFLGDRIFKPLKMTDTAFYTGPEKASRLVALYMTDPKTYKMVPASELFGNPPPDYTKPPAMESGGGGLVSTTADYGRFAQMILNKGELDGARILSPAAVELMGTNVIPESVLVNTNGTSGSRFNNSVGFGLDFMVVNDPRKAGSLTGKGEMSWGGAAGTWFWVDPTNDLYFVGMVQRLGGTGGEDLGTQARTLTYQALTHPEK; via the coding sequence ATGGGGGGATTTTTCATGACGCGTCGTTTCCGGTTGCTGGCCAGCGTATTTGCCGTCGCCAGCCTGACACTTTCCGCGCCTGCTGTTGAAGCCAGGCCGGCCGCAAAGGCCGCACCAGCTGCGCCCATGGCGCCTGAAGCGGTCGGCTTTGATTCAGCGCGGCTGAAGAAGCTGGACGCCGCCATGGCCAAGGTTGTCGCAGACGGACGGGTTTCGGGAATGACCACCCTTTTGGTCAGGCATGGCAAGGTCGTGTCGTTCAACACCTACGGAAAGTCCGACATCTCGACCGGCGCAGCCACCCGGAAGGACGACATTTTCCGGATCTATTCCATGACCAAGCCACTGACCGGCGTGGCCATGATGATCCTGTTTGAGGAAGGCAAGTGGAAGCTGGACGACCCGGTGACCAAGTTCCTTCCCGAGCTGAAGGACCTCAAGGTCATGACGGCCCTGGACGAGAAGGGCAATATCGTCACGGTTCCGGCGACCCGCGCCCCGACCATGCGGGAAATCATGAGCCATACAGCCGGCTTTGGTTATGGCCTTGGGGACAAGCATCCCGTGGACAAGCTCTTCCGCGAGCGCCGGGTCCTTGGGTCATCGGGCATGAAGGAACTGGTGACCAGGGTCGCCGACATCCCACTCATGTTCCAGCCGGGGACAAACTGGTCCTACTCGGTTTCGGTGGACCTGCAGGGCGCGATCGTCGAACGGATTTCAGGTCAGAAGTTCGGGGATTTCCTCGGTGATCGCATCTTCAAGCCGCTGAAGATGACCGATACCGCCTTCTACACCGGCCCGGAAAAGGCTTCCCGCCTGGTCGCGCTCTATATGACCGACCCCAAGACCTACAAGATGGTCCCGGCCAGTGAGCTGTTTGGCAATCCTCCGCCCGACTACACCAAGCCGCCAGCCATGGAGTCCGGCGGCGGTGGCCTGGTTTCGACGACTGCCGACTATGGCCGATTTGCGCAGATGATCCTGAACAAGGGTGAGCTGGATGGCGCACGCATCCTGTCCCCGGCCGCAGTGGAGCTCATGGGGACGAATGTCATTCCTGAGAGCGTTCTGGTGAACACCAATGGCACCAGCGGCTCACGGTTCAACAATTCCGTGGGCTTTGGTCTCGACTTCATGGTGGTCAATGATCCGCGCAAGGCCGGAAGCCTGACCGGAAAGGGTGAAATGAGCTGGGGCGGCGCCGCTGGCACCTGGTTCTGGGTCGATCCGACCAATGACCTCTATTTTGTCGGCATGGTCCAACGCCTTGGTGGAACCGGCGGCGAGGACCTGGGGACCCAGGCCCGGACCCTGACCTATCAGGCTCTGACCCACCCGGAGAAGTAA
- a CDS encoding aspartate--tRNA ligase — protein sequence MHAYRSHTCGALRAADTGHTVRLSGWIHRKRDHGGLVFIDLRDHYGLTQLVLAPDTPGFAVVERLRAESVIRVDGEVVARSADTINANLATGEVEVRVKAVEVLSEAAELPLPVFGEPDYPEEIRLKHRYLDLRRETLHKNIVLRSKVIHSIRNRMIDQGFLEYQTPILTASSPEGARDFLVPSRMHPTKFYALPQAPQQFKQLLMVSGFDRYFQIAPCFRDEDLRADRSLEFYQLDVEMSFVTQEDVFAAIEPVMHGVFEEFSDGKPVTPYPFPRIPYRESISKYGTDKPDLRNPLVMQDVSEHFRGGGFGLFARMLETSKNAIWAIPAPGGGSRAFCDKMNSWAQSEGQPGLGYIFWREGEEGGAGPIAKNIGTERTDAIREQLGLKVGDAAFFVGGDPKTFVKFAGLARTKVGTDLSLVDENRFEFVWIVDFPMFEMNEESNHVDFSHNPFSMPQGEMEALNTKDPLDILAYQYDIVCNGYELCSGAIRNHRPDVMLKAFEIAGNGPEFVEEQFGGMLNAFKHGAPPHGGLAPGIDRIVMLLANQTAIREVIAFPLNQQGQDLLMNAPSEVFDKQLKELHIRTAPPIKV from the coding sequence ATGCACGCCTATCGCAGTCATACATGCGGCGCCCTCCGGGCCGCCGACACCGGTCATACCGTCCGCCTTTCAGGCTGGATCCACCGTAAGCGCGACCATGGCGGTCTCGTCTTCATCGATCTGCGCGACCACTATGGGCTTACCCAGCTGGTGCTGGCGCCTGATACCCCCGGCTTCGCGGTCGTGGAGCGGCTGCGCGCCGAAAGCGTGATCAGGGTGGACGGCGAGGTTGTCGCCCGCAGCGCAGACACCATCAACGCCAACCTCGCCACCGGCGAAGTGGAAGTGCGTGTGAAGGCCGTCGAGGTCCTTTCCGAAGCCGCTGAACTGCCTCTGCCGGTCTTTGGGGAGCCCGATTACCCGGAAGAAATCCGCCTGAAGCATCGCTATCTCGACCTGCGTCGTGAGACCCTGCACAAGAACATCGTGCTGCGGTCCAAGGTGATCCATTCGATCCGCAACCGCATGATCGACCAGGGCTTTCTCGAGTACCAGACCCCGATCCTGACGGCGTCGTCGCCGGAAGGCGCCCGGGATTTCCTGGTGCCATCGCGGATGCACCCGACCAAGTTCTACGCCCTCCCGCAGGCCCCCCAGCAGTTCAAGCAGCTGCTGATGGTGTCCGGGTTCGACCGCTATTTCCAGATCGCCCCCTGCTTCCGGGACGAGGACTTGCGCGCTGATCGCTCACTGGAATTCTATCAGCTCGATGTCGAAATGAGCTTCGTCACCCAGGAAGATGTGTTCGCGGCGATTGAGCCTGTCATGCACGGGGTCTTTGAAGAGTTCTCCGACGGCAAGCCGGTCACCCCATATCCGTTCCCGCGCATTCCCTATCGGGAGTCCATCTCGAAGTACGGCACGGACAAGCCTGACCTGCGCAACCCCCTGGTCATGCAGGACGTTTCGGAACACTTCCGCGGCGGCGGCTTTGGCCTTTTCGCCCGGATGCTTGAGACCTCGAAGAACGCCATCTGGGCCATTCCGGCGCCAGGCGGCGGAAGCCGCGCCTTCTGCGACAAGATGAACAGCTGGGCCCAATCTGAGGGTCAGCCTGGCCTTGGTTATATCTTCTGGCGGGAAGGCGAGGAGGGCGGAGCTGGCCCCATCGCCAAGAATATCGGAACCGAGCGCACCGACGCCATCCGGGAACAGCTGGGCCTCAAGGTCGGCGACGCCGCCTTCTTTGTGGGTGGAGATCCCAAGACCTTCGTCAAGTTCGCTGGCCTGGCCCGCACCAAGGTCGGGACGGACCTCTCCCTGGTGGATGAGAACCGCTTCGAGTTCGTGTGGATCGTGGACTTCCCCATGTTCGAGATGAACGAAGAGTCCAACCATGTGGACTTCTCGCACAACCCCTTCTCAATGCCCCAGGGGGAGATGGAGGCTCTGAACACCAAGGATCCCCTGGATATCCTGGCCTACCAGTACGACATCGTCTGCAATGGCTATGAACTGTGCTCTGGCGCCATCCGGAACCATCGTCCGGACGTCATGCTCAAGGCCTTTGAGATCGCCGGGAATGGGCCTGAGTTCGTCGAAGAGCAGTTCGGCGGCATGCTCAACGCCTTCAAGCACGGCGCGCCGCCCCACGGCGGTCTGGCGCCCGGCATTGACCGGATCGTCATGTTGCTGGCCAACCAGACGGCCATTCGCGAAGTCATCGCCTTCCCGCTGAACCAGCAGGGTCAGGATCTTCTGATGAATGCGCCTTCAGAAGTGTTCGACAAGCAGCTGAAGGAGCTGCACATCCGCACCGCGCCGCCGATCAAGGTCTAG
- a CDS encoding GTPase Era: protein MTRAGFAAIIGAPNAGKSTLTNRLVGAKVSIVTQKVQTTRFPVRGVAMAGEAQIVLVDTPGIFSPRRRLDRAMVRSAWGGADEAEVVVHLVDVQAELSVGDGSAKAADKRAVIDVETIIEGLKASNKQAILAINKIDGVKRERMLAVVQRLFETGVYSEVFMISAADGAGVDDLKARLADLMPESPWLYPEEQTADLPVRLLAAEITREKIYLRVHEELPYAAAVETTSFEERKDGSARIEQTIYVERESQRPIVLGKNGQTLKWIGQKSREELIELLDRPVHLFLTVKVDETWADKREFYGDIGLDFDV, encoded by the coding sequence ATGACCCGCGCCGGCTTCGCCGCGATCATCGGCGCGCCCAATGCGGGCAAGTCGACCCTGACCAACCGACTGGTGGGGGCCAAGGTCTCCATTGTCACCCAGAAGGTTCAGACCACCCGGTTTCCGGTGCGCGGCGTCGCTATGGCCGGAGAGGCCCAGATCGTGCTGGTGGACACCCCCGGTATCTTCTCGCCCCGCCGCCGGCTGGACCGGGCCATGGTGCGTTCGGCCTGGGGCGGGGCTGATGAGGCCGAGGTGGTGGTCCATCTGGTGGACGTGCAGGCCGAGCTGTCGGTCGGCGACGGGTCCGCCAAGGCGGCGGACAAGCGGGCCGTCATAGATGTCGAGACCATCATTGAAGGCCTGAAGGCCTCCAACAAGCAGGCGATCCTGGCCATCAACAAGATCGACGGGGTCAAGCGCGAGCGCATGCTGGCCGTGGTTCAGCGGCTGTTCGAGACCGGCGTCTATTCCGAGGTCTTCATGATTTCGGCCGCCGATGGGGCTGGGGTAGACGACCTGAAGGCCCGCCTTGCAGACCTGATGCCCGAGAGCCCCTGGCTCTATCCGGAAGAGCAGACCGCTGATTTGCCGGTGCGCCTTCTGGCGGCTGAAATCACCCGGGAAAAGATCTACCTGCGTGTCCACGAGGAGCTGCCCTATGCGGCGGCGGTGGAGACCACCTCCTTCGAGGAGCGCAAGGATGGCTCTGCCAGGATCGAGCAGACCATCTATGTGGAGCGCGAGAGCCAGCGCCCAATCGTTCTGGGCAAGAACGGCCAGACCCTGAAATGGATCGGCCAGAAGTCCCGCGAAGAGTTGATCGAGCTTCTGGACAGGCCCGTACACCTCTTCCTGACGGTCAAGGTCGACGAGACCTGGGCCGACAAGCGCGAGTTCTATGGCGACATCGGTCTGGACTTCGACGTCTAG
- the lepB gene encoding signal peptidase I — MTSNPTSEEDAAPPAALKELAEIVWTIGLALILTLILKVLIFQPFTIPSASMEPNLLEGDYIVVSKFSYGFSRHSIPLSPPVMTGRIFGREPQRGDVVVFKLPRDGRTDYIKRLIGLPGDRVQMKGGVIYLNDAPVPRRSLPTVMMDSGYGFTRSVERFEETLSNGRKYVTYDYGSDGDLDNTAVFVVPAGQYFVLGDNRDNSLDSRVPNAIGVGFVPAENIVGKAQVILLSWNKGASLLEPWTWFTHARPDRFFRSLR, encoded by the coding sequence ATGACATCCAACCCGACTTCTGAAGAGGACGCCGCGCCGCCGGCAGCCCTGAAGGAACTCGCGGAGATCGTCTGGACCATAGGTCTGGCCCTCATCCTTACCCTGATCCTGAAGGTCCTGATCTTCCAGCCTTTCACCATCCCCTCAGCCTCCATGGAGCCGAACCTTCTGGAGGGCGACTACATTGTCGTCTCGAAGTTCTCCTACGGGTTTTCGCGACACTCCATTCCCTTGAGTCCCCCCGTCATGACCGGAAGGATTTTTGGACGTGAACCCCAGCGTGGGGATGTGGTCGTCTTCAAACTGCCCAGGGATGGCCGGACGGACTATATCAAACGGTTGATTGGCCTGCCCGGTGACAGGGTCCAGATGAAGGGCGGGGTGATCTATCTGAACGACGCCCCCGTTCCGCGCCGATCCCTGCCCACGGTGATGATGGATTCCGGTTATGGCTTCACCAGGAGCGTCGAGCGGTTTGAGGAAACCCTGTCCAATGGCCGCAAATACGTGACCTATGACTACGGAAGCGACGGCGACCTGGACAATACGGCGGTGTTTGTCGTGCCGGCCGGGCAATATTTTGTCCTTGGCGACAATCGCGATAACTCATTGGACAGTCGGGTTCCCAACGCCATCGGGGTCGGGTTTGTCCCGGCCGAGAACATAGTGGGCAAGGCGCAGGTGATCCTGCTTTCCTGGAACAAGGGCGCCTCATTGCTCGAGCCATGGACCTGGTTCACCCATGCCCGTCCTGATCGCTTCTTCCGGTCCCTGCGATGA
- a CDS encoding pyridoxine 5'-phosphate synthase: MNRLRLGVNIDHVATIRNARGADYPDPVRAAELAMASGADGITAHLREDRRHISDSDIESLARVTRKRGIPLNFEMAVTPEMEAICLAHLPHVACLVPERREEVTTEGGLDVVGGHNRIAGSVRRFLDAGIRVSCFVDADLAQIAAAKSVGAQVVELTTGPYCDAVREGSPEAPRLLKILHEATEEATRLGLEVHAGHGIDYETVSAIAAIPQVMELNIGHFLIGESIFVGLSPAIARMRLLMDAARAEVAA, from the coding sequence GTGAACAGGCTTCGTCTGGGCGTCAATATCGACCACGTCGCGACCATCCGCAACGCACGTGGGGCTGACTATCCTGATCCTGTCCGCGCCGCGGAACTGGCCATGGCCTCTGGCGCAGATGGCATTACGGCCCACCTGCGTGAGGACCGCCGCCATATCTCGGACAGCGACATCGAGTCCCTGGCGCGGGTAACCCGCAAGCGAGGCATTCCGCTTAATTTCGAAATGGCCGTGACGCCTGAAATGGAAGCCATCTGTCTGGCTCATCTCCCCCATGTAGCCTGTCTCGTACCCGAGAGGCGTGAGGAAGTGACCACGGAAGGCGGGCTGGATGTTGTTGGTGGGCATAACCGCATTGCCGGCTCGGTCCGCAGGTTCCTTGACGCCGGCATCAGGGTGTCCTGCTTTGTGGATGCAGACCTGGCCCAGATCGCTGCGGCGAAATCCGTCGGCGCACAGGTGGTCGAGCTGACGACGGGCCCCTATTGCGACGCCGTGCGCGAGGGCTCGCCTGAGGCGCCCCGACTGCTCAAGATCCTGCATGAGGCCACAGAAGAGGCCACGCGATTGGGGCTTGAGGTCCATGCGGGTCATGGAATTGACTATGAGACGGTCAGCGCCATCGCCGCCATTCCTCAGGTGATGGAGCTGAACATCGGGCACTTCCTGATCGGCGAGTCGATCTTTGTCGGCCTGTCACCCGCTATTGCCCGCATGCGCCTGTTGATGGACGCTGCCCGGGCCGAGGTTGCGGCGTGA
- a CDS encoding holo-ACP synthase translates to MIVGIGSDLSDIRRIQGSLDRFGTRFTNRIFTELERSRSDRKTDPASSYAKRFAAKEACAKALGTGMRAGVFWRDMGVVNMRSGQPTMALTGGALTRLNAITPEGHRPVIHLSLTDDHPYAQAFVIIEALPL, encoded by the coding sequence GTGATCGTCGGCATCGGCTCTGACCTGTCAGATATCCGCCGGATCCAGGGCAGTCTGGACCGGTTCGGGACACGGTTCACCAACCGGATCTTCACCGAGCTGGAGCGCAGCCGGTCGGACCGGAAGACAGACCCTGCGTCCAGCTATGCCAAGCGTTTTGCGGCCAAGGAGGCCTGCGCCAAGGCCTTGGGGACCGGCATGCGGGCCGGGGTCTTCTGGCGGGACATGGGGGTGGTGAACATGCGTTCCGGCCAACCTACCATGGCCTTGACGGGCGGCGCCCTGACAAGATTGAACGCCATTACGCCGGAGGGGCATCGGCCAGTCATCCATCTGTCCCTTACGGATGACCACCCCTATGCCCAGGCCTTCGTGATCATCGAGGCGCTTCCGCTCTAG
- the lepB gene encoding signal peptidase I: MSEAAPATDATQETPEVNETWEIIKTVAIALLIALFLRVLVFQPFTIPSASEEPNLYEGDYVLVTKFDYGWSKHSIPLSPPLFSGRVFGRAPARGDIIVFKLPRDNKTDYIKRLIGLPGDRVQVRDGLLYINGKEVPRTVTATIEETGGTESIIPVQRVQETLPEGRKIMTNDFGTNYPLDNTEEFTVPAGNYFFMGDNRDNSADSRLSIYDGVGMVPEENLEGRARFVLVSWKKGASLFKPWTWVLDLNFSRFGRVVH; the protein is encoded by the coding sequence ATGTCTGAAGCCGCGCCCGCTACTGATGCCACCCAGGAAACCCCGGAAGTCAACGAGACCTGGGAGATCATCAAGACGGTCGCCATCGCCCTGCTGATCGCGCTTTTCCTCCGGGTCCTGGTGTTCCAGCCCTTCACGATTCCCTCAGCCTCAGAGGAACCGAACCTCTATGAGGGGGACTATGTGCTGGTGACGAAGTTTGACTATGGCTGGTCGAAGCACTCCATCCCGCTCAGCCCGCCGCTGTTTTCCGGACGGGTCTTTGGCAGGGCGCCCGCCCGGGGAGACATCATCGTCTTCAAGCTGCCGCGGGACAACAAGACCGATTACATCAAGCGGCTGATCGGCCTGCCCGGTGACCGGGTCCAGGTTCGCGACGGCCTGCTCTACATTAATGGCAAGGAAGTCCCGCGGACGGTGACAGCCACGATCGAGGAAACCGGCGGAACCGAGTCGATAATCCCGGTGCAGCGGGTCCAGGAAACCCTGCCTGAGGGCCGCAAGATCATGACCAATGACTTCGGGACCAACTACCCCCTGGACAATACCGAGGAGTTCACGGTTCCGGCCGGAAACTACTTCTTCATGGGCGATAACCGGGACAACTCAGCTGACAGCCGACTTTCAATTTATGATGGCGTCGGCATGGTGCCGGAAGAGAATCTGGAAGGCCGGGCCCGGTTCGTGCTTGTTTCCTGGAAGAAGGGCGCGTCTCTGTTCAAGCCATGGACCTGGGTGCTGGATCTGAATTTCAGCCGTTTTGGTCGGGTGGTGCACTAG
- a CDS encoding DNA repair protein RecO, producing the protein MEFQDEAYVLSARAFGETGAIVEFLTAHHGRYAAHVAGGASRRIKPFLQAGARALIQYRARVSEQLGAATLEPVGEGPSALFDDPLALAGLSAAAAVASAALPEREPHPGAFLAFEALSSALAFPDIWPAVFVRFEAGLLQDLGFGLDLSKCAATGLVDDLIYVSPRTGRAVSREAGEPYRDKLLTLPPFMLSSQSGLAPGDVGAGLALTAHFLEAFVFGPLNRPLPPARFWLIDKLTDAQRL; encoded by the coding sequence ATGGAATTCCAGGACGAGGCCTATGTTTTGTCCGCCCGCGCCTTCGGCGAGACCGGGGCCATTGTCGAATTCCTGACGGCCCATCATGGCCGCTATGCGGCGCATGTGGCGGGCGGTGCATCCCGGCGCATCAAGCCCTTCCTGCAGGCCGGCGCCCGGGCCTTGATCCAGTACCGCGCCAGGGTTTCCGAGCAATTGGGCGCAGCGACCCTCGAGCCGGTGGGGGAGGGGCCATCAGCCCTCTTTGATGATCCTCTGGCCCTAGCAGGGCTTTCAGCGGCCGCTGCAGTGGCGTCTGCAGCCCTGCCGGAACGTGAACCTCATCCCGGCGCCTTTCTGGCCTTTGAGGCCCTGTCATCAGCCCTGGCCTTTCCCGACATCTGGCCAGCGGTGTTTGTGCGCTTCGAAGCGGGCCTGCTGCAGGATCTCGGTTTTGGTCTCGACCTCTCGAAGTGCGCTGCGACCGGCCTGGTGGACGATTTGATCTATGTCTCGCCCCGAACAGGTCGCGCGGTCAGCCGGGAGGCTGGAGAGCCCTACAGGGATAAGCTGCTGACCCTGCCGCCCTTCATGCTGTCCTCGCAGTCGGGACTGGCGCCAGGGGATGTAGGCGCGGGTCTTGCCCTTACGGCCCACTTTCTGGAAGCCTTTGTCTTCGGGCCCCTCAACCGGCCTTTGCCCCCGGCGCGCTTCTGGTTGATCGACAAGCTGACCGACGCCCAACGCCTGTGA